A region of Drosophila mauritiana strain mau12 chromosome 3L, ASM438214v1, whole genome shotgun sequence DNA encodes the following proteins:
- the LOC117140362 gene encoding zinc finger protein 782: protein MESSICRVCLVSCENMASVFDASHEPDLSIAYIISKCTGCQVEKDDPLPNTICQSCLEDAQNAFDIIETYERSHQFYRFFKDVREEESENKGSGCSEEVKSAEMDLQDGADDADSGNEPDTNERDIKAKEKPGFSCSYCSKSFQIKSSLKVHLRTHTGERPFTCSFCPKSFGYNSVLQNHMRTHTGERPFQCSHCPRSFSVAHNLKAHIRMHERRESLKCPYCQKCFLSSLILKQHLATHTDKTQFQCYQCSKSFQDERQLRVHMRVHQERPFRCSHCLKDFAQHAYLKAHLSRNATCSQGSKTSAHKTLVPSKALKCGECPKTFTDHSALFAHLKTHTKNKPLKCSHCSKFFANLQDLSRHIVTHTENGPFKCSSSPRTFSRKSALQTHLRTHTGKRPLQCSHCPKSFARRLGFWEHML, encoded by the coding sequence ATGGAATCGTCCATATGCCGAGTTTGCCTGGTCAGCTGCGAAAATATGGCCAGTGTTTTCGATGCGTCTCATGAACCGGACCTATCCATTGCGTACATAATATCCAAGTGCACCGGCTGCCAAGTTGAGAAGGACGATCCACTGCCCAACACCATATGCCAGTCCTGTCTGGAGGATGCGCAGAACGCATTCGACATCATAGAAACGTACGAGAGAAGTCACCAGTTCTACCGCTTCTTCAAGGATGTTCGGGAGGAGGAGAGTGAAAATAAGGGATCCGGATGCTCAGAAGAAGTGAAGTCAGCTGAAATGGATCTCCAGGATGGTGCCGACGACGCCGATTCCGGCAATGAACCTGATACTAACGAACGTGATATCAAGGCCAAGGAGAAACCAGGCTTTAGCTGTTCTTACTGCTCGAAATCTTTTCAAATAAAATCGAGTCTGAAAGTACACTTGCGAACGCACACAGGAGAACGTCCTTTCACGTGCTCCTTCTGCCCCAAGTCCTTTGGCTACAACTCTGTTCTTCAGAATCACATGCGAACCCACACAGGAGAACGACCCTTCCAGTGCTCGCATTGTCCAAGGTCCTTTTCAGTTGCCCACAACCTCAAGGCCCACATACGGATGCACGAAAGAAGAGAATCCTTGAAGTGCCCATACTGCCAAAAGTGCTTTCTAAGTTCTTTAATTCTCAAGCAGCACTTGGCCACGCACACTGATAAAACGCAGTTCCAGTGTTACCAGTGCTCGAAGTCCTTTCAAGACGAACGGCAACTCCGTGTGCACATGCGAGTGCACCAAGAACGCCCCTTTAGGTGTTCCCATTGCTTAAAGGACTTTGCGCAACATGCGTATCTCAAGGCACACCTGTCAAGGAACGCAACATGCTCTCAAGGCTCAAAAACGTCTGCTCACAAAACACTAGTCCCCTCAAAGGCACTTAAGTGTGGTGAGTGCCCAAAAACTTTCACTGACCATTCGGCTCTTTTCGCTCACTTGAAAACGCACACCAAAAATAAGCCGCTGAAGTGTTCCCATTGCTCAAAGTTCTTTGCAAATCTTCAGGATCTAAGCCGGCACATAGTAACGCACACAGAAAACGGGCCGTTTAAGTGTTCCAGCAGCCCAAGGACCTTTTCGCGGAAATCAGCACTGCAAACACACTTACGAACCCACACAGGAAAACGCCCATTGCAGTGTTCCCACTGCCCAAAATCGTTTGCACGACGCT
- the LOC117140200 gene encoding uncharacterized protein LOC117140200, whose amino-acid sequence MFECISFLFLTALAFVAWAVLCFQHFVQVQTRLSSDFRVELYTERPAITFEPQLCHSTSEESSSDSSYQFATSFGVIFALTFGLSKLLQLAELQAKRYFKSKKTLYHQSAAKVQDPVDEQKGPSQQNDSNPLEPLQDHNENLKEQLSILQLQCLEMRELLHELEISSSSSSYESVRSGNRLAMAKSSEESMVVWRRSDSLTGTVSGSLHAEKGNSPSTQNIYITNSHFHINGQVYLTENHVNVELSQNASMFGRRQSEFLQVAGRFISGPKKMPMITGLRCHNILI is encoded by the exons ATGTTCGAATGCATAAGTTTCTTGTTCCTGACTGCCCTGGCCTTCGTGGCCTGGGCCGTTCTCTGCTTCCAGCACTTCGTCCAGGTCCAGACGCGGCTCTCCTCCGATTTCCGAGTCGAATTATACACAG AGCGTCCTGCGATTACGTTTGAGCCGCAGCTGTGCCACAGTACCTCAGAGGAGAGTAGCTCCGACAGCTCCTACCAGTTCGCGACGAGCTTCGGCGTGATCTTTGCCTTGACCTTTGGTCTGTCCAAGCTGCTCCAACTGGCGGAGCTGCAGGCCAAAAGGTATTTCAAGAGCAAGAAGACGCTTTATCACCAATCTGCTGCCAAAGTGCAGGATCCAGTTGATGAGCAGAAGGGGCCAAGCCAGCAGAACGATTCGAATCCCTTGGAACCCCTGCAGGACCACAATGAAAATCTGAAGGAGCAACTCAGTattctgcagttgcagtgTCTGGAAATGCGCGAACTTCTGCACGAGCTGGAgatcagcagcagctccagtAGCTATGAGAGTGTCAGATCCGGAAACCGGCTGGCAATGGCCAAGTCCTCCGAAGAATCAATGGTGGTGTGGCGGCGATCGGACTCCCTGACCGGTACGGTCTCCGGCTCATTGCACGCCGAGAAGGGCAACTCCCCCTCCACCCAAAACATCTACATCACCAACAGCCACTTCCACATCAACGGACAGGTCTATCTGACCGAGAACCACGTGAACGTCGAGCTCAGCCAGAACGCTTCTATGTTCGGTCGGAGGCAGAGCGAGTTCCTCCAGGTGGCGGGAAGGTTCATCTCCGGACCCAAGAAGATGCCCATGATAACGGGCCTGCGGTGCCACAACATCCTCATCTGA
- the LOC117141980 gene encoding protein PBDC1 encodes MEMMHGASLLSRPAEEFGNDTLVEEMWAAKALEHAEVHFNLITSVHPSQLKLTPYDDQIYATFRQDFPDLHVGRLTDDILKSATEKLKWRQFAEKFNKLDDYSYGTLMRADASREFSPDNSIFVFRVQFLAIEIARNREGLNDEVYEKHKPARKVPEVEQ; translated from the exons ATGGAGATGATG CACGGAGCGTCGCTGCTGTCGCGGCCAGCGGAGGAATTTGGCAACGACACCCTGGTGGAGGAAATGTGGGCCGCAAAAGCTCTGGAACACGCCGAGGTGCACTTCAAT CTCATCACCAGCGTCCATCCCTCCCAGCTGAAGCTCACACCCTACGACGACCAGATATACGCCACTTTCCGGCAGGATTTTCCCGATCTTCACGTTGGCCGGCTTACCGATGACATCCTCAAATCCGCCACGGAGAAGCTCAAGTGGCGCCAGTTCGCGGAGAAGTTTAACAAGTTGGACGATTACTCGTATGGCACCCTGATGCGCGCCGATGCCAGCAGGGAATTCTCCCCGGACAACTCCATCTTCGTGTTTCGCGTCCAGTTTCTGGCCATTGAGATTGCCCGGAATCGGGAGGGACTCAACGACGAGGTTTACGAGAAGCACAAGCCCGCCAGAAAGGTCCCCGAGGTGGAACAGTAA
- the LOC117141978 gene encoding nuclear hormone receptor HR78 isoform X2: protein MDGVKVETFIKSEENRAMPLIGGGSASGGTPLPGSGVGMGAGASATLSVELCLVCGDRASGRHYGAISCEGCKGFFKRSIRKQLGYQCRGAMNCEVTKHHRNRCQFCRLQKCLASGMRTVQHERKPIVDRKEGIIAAAGGSSASGGGNGSSTYLSGKSGYQQGRGKGHSVKAESAATPPVHSAPATAFNLNENIFPMGLNFAELTQTLMFATQQQQQQQQQQQQQQSGSYSPDIPKADPEDDEDDSMDNSSTLCLQLLANSASNNNSQHLNFNAGEAPTALPTTSTMGLIQSSLDMRVIHKGLQILQPIQNQLERSGNLSVKPECDSEAEDSGTEDAVDAELDHMELDFECGGNRSGGSDFAINEAVFEQDLLTDVHCAFHVQPPTLVHSYLNIHYVCETGSRIIFLTIHTLRKVPVFEQLEAHTQVKLLRGVWPALMAIALAQCQGQLSVPTIIGQFIQSTRQLADIDKIEPLKISKMANLTRTLHDFVQELQSLEVTDMEFGLLRLILLFNPTLLQQRKERSLRGYVRRVQLYALSSLRRQGGIGGGEERFNVLVARLLPLSSLDAEAMEELFFANLVGQMQMDALIPFILMTSNTSGL from the exons CGGAGGAGGCAGTGCCTCAGGCGGCACTCCGCTGCCAGGAAGCGGCGTGGGAATGGGAGCTGGAGCATCCGCAACGCTGAGCGTGGAGCTGTGTTTGGTGTGCGGGGACCGCGCCTCCGGGCGGCACTACGGAGCCATTAGCTGCGAGGGCTGCAAGGGATTCTTCAAGCGTTCGATCCGGAAGCAGCTGGGCTACCAGTGTCGCGGGGCCATGAACTGCGAGGTCACCAAGCACCACAGGAATCGGTGCCAGTTCTGTCGACTACAGAAGTGCCTGGCCAGCGGCATGCGAA CTGTGCAGCACGAGAGGAAACCGATTGTGGATAGGAAGGAGGGGATCATCGCCGCTGCCGGTGGCTCATCCGCTTCTGGCGGCGGTAACGGCTCGTCCACCTACCTATCCGGCAAGTCCGGCTATCAGCAGGGGCGTGGCAAGGGGCACAGTGTGAAGGCTGAATCCGCGGCCACGCCTCCAGTACACAGTGCGCCAGCAACGGCCTTCAATTTGAATGAGAATATATTCCCGATGGGGCTGAATTTCGCAGAACTAACGCAGACATTGA TGTTCGCTacccaacaacagcagcagcaacaacagcagcagcagcaacaacagagtGGCAGCTATTCTCCAGATATTCCGAAGGCAGATCCCGAGGATGACGAGGACGACTCAATGGACAACAGCAGCACGCTGTGCCTACAGTTGCTCGCCAACagcgccagcaacaacaactcgCAGCACCTAAACTTTAATGCCGGGGAAGCACCCACCGCTCTGCCCACCACCTCGACAATGGGGCTTATTCAGAGTTCACTGGACATGCGGGTCATCCACAAGGGACTGCAGATCCTGCAGCCCATCCAAAACCAACTGGAGCGAAGTGGTAATCTGAGTGTGAAGCCCGAGTGCGATTCAGAGGCGGAGGACAGTGGCACCGAGGATGCCGTAGACGCGGAACTGGACCACATGGAACTAGACTTTGAGTGCGGTGGCAACCGAAGCGGCGGAAGCGATTTTGCTATCAATGAGGCTGTCTTTGAACAGGATCTTCTCACTGATGTGCATTGTGCCTTTCATGTGCAACCGCCTACTTTGGTCCACTCGTATTTAAATATCCATTATGTGTGTGAGACGGGCTCGCGAATCATCTTTCTCACCATCCATACCCTTCGAAAGGTACCAGTTTTCGAACAATTGGAAGCCCATACCCAGGTGAAACTCCTGAGAGGAGTGTGGCCAGCATTAATGGCTATAGCTTTGGCGCAGTGTCAGGGTCAGCTTTCGGTGCCCACCATTATCGGGCAGTTTATTCAAAGCACTCGCCAGCTAGCGGACATCGATAAGATCGAACCGCTGAAGATCTCCAAGATGGCCAATCTCACCAGGACCCTGCACGACTTTGTCCAGGAGCTCCAGTCACTGGAGGTTACTGATATGGAGTTTGGCTTGCTGCGTCTGATCTTGCTCTTCAATCCAACGCTCCTGCAGCAGCGCAAGGAGCGGTCGTTGCGAGGCTACGTCCGCAGAGTCCAACTCTACGCTCTGTCAAGTTTGAGAAGGCAGGGTGGCATCGGGGGCGGCGAGGAGCGCTTTAATGTTCTGGTGGCTCGGCTCCTTCCGCTGAGCAGCCTGGACGCAGAGGCCATGGAGGAGCTGTTCTTCGCGAACTTGGTGGGGCAGATGCAGATGGATGCTCTTATTCCGTTCATACTGATGACCAGCAACACAAGTGGACTGTAG
- the LOC117141978 gene encoding nuclear hormone receptor HR78 isoform X1 encodes MDGVKVETFIKSEENRAMPLIGGGSASGGTPLPGSGVGMGAGASATLSVELCLVCGDRASGRHYGAISCEGCKGFFKRSIRKQLGYQCRGAMNCEVTKHHRNRCQFCRLQKCLASGMRSDSVQHERKPIVDRKEGIIAAAGGSSASGGGNGSSTYLSGKSGYQQGRGKGHSVKAESAATPPVHSAPATAFNLNENIFPMGLNFAELTQTLMFATQQQQQQQQQQQQQQSGSYSPDIPKADPEDDEDDSMDNSSTLCLQLLANSASNNNSQHLNFNAGEAPTALPTTSTMGLIQSSLDMRVIHKGLQILQPIQNQLERSGNLSVKPECDSEAEDSGTEDAVDAELDHMELDFECGGNRSGGSDFAINEAVFEQDLLTDVHCAFHVQPPTLVHSYLNIHYVCETGSRIIFLTIHTLRKVPVFEQLEAHTQVKLLRGVWPALMAIALAQCQGQLSVPTIIGQFIQSTRQLADIDKIEPLKISKMANLTRTLHDFVQELQSLEVTDMEFGLLRLILLFNPTLLQQRKERSLRGYVRRVQLYALSSLRRQGGIGGGEERFNVLVARLLPLSSLDAEAMEELFFANLVGQMQMDALIPFILMTSNTSGL; translated from the exons CGGAGGAGGCAGTGCCTCAGGCGGCACTCCGCTGCCAGGAAGCGGCGTGGGAATGGGAGCTGGAGCATCCGCAACGCTGAGCGTGGAGCTGTGTTTGGTGTGCGGGGACCGCGCCTCCGGGCGGCACTACGGAGCCATTAGCTGCGAGGGCTGCAAGGGATTCTTCAAGCGTTCGATCCGGAAGCAGCTGGGCTACCAGTGTCGCGGGGCCATGAACTGCGAGGTCACCAAGCACCACAGGAATCGGTGCCAGTTCTGTCGACTACAGAAGTGCCTGGCCAGCGGCATGCGAAGTGATT CTGTGCAGCACGAGAGGAAACCGATTGTGGATAGGAAGGAGGGGATCATCGCCGCTGCCGGTGGCTCATCCGCTTCTGGCGGCGGTAACGGCTCGTCCACCTACCTATCCGGCAAGTCCGGCTATCAGCAGGGGCGTGGCAAGGGGCACAGTGTGAAGGCTGAATCCGCGGCCACGCCTCCAGTACACAGTGCGCCAGCAACGGCCTTCAATTTGAATGAGAATATATTCCCGATGGGGCTGAATTTCGCAGAACTAACGCAGACATTGA TGTTCGCTacccaacaacagcagcagcaacaacagcagcagcagcaacaacagagtGGCAGCTATTCTCCAGATATTCCGAAGGCAGATCCCGAGGATGACGAGGACGACTCAATGGACAACAGCAGCACGCTGTGCCTACAGTTGCTCGCCAACagcgccagcaacaacaactcgCAGCACCTAAACTTTAATGCCGGGGAAGCACCCACCGCTCTGCCCACCACCTCGACAATGGGGCTTATTCAGAGTTCACTGGACATGCGGGTCATCCACAAGGGACTGCAGATCCTGCAGCCCATCCAAAACCAACTGGAGCGAAGTGGTAATCTGAGTGTGAAGCCCGAGTGCGATTCAGAGGCGGAGGACAGTGGCACCGAGGATGCCGTAGACGCGGAACTGGACCACATGGAACTAGACTTTGAGTGCGGTGGCAACCGAAGCGGCGGAAGCGATTTTGCTATCAATGAGGCTGTCTTTGAACAGGATCTTCTCACTGATGTGCATTGTGCCTTTCATGTGCAACCGCCTACTTTGGTCCACTCGTATTTAAATATCCATTATGTGTGTGAGACGGGCTCGCGAATCATCTTTCTCACCATCCATACCCTTCGAAAGGTACCAGTTTTCGAACAATTGGAAGCCCATACCCAGGTGAAACTCCTGAGAGGAGTGTGGCCAGCATTAATGGCTATAGCTTTGGCGCAGTGTCAGGGTCAGCTTTCGGTGCCCACCATTATCGGGCAGTTTATTCAAAGCACTCGCCAGCTAGCGGACATCGATAAGATCGAACCGCTGAAGATCTCCAAGATGGCCAATCTCACCAGGACCCTGCACGACTTTGTCCAGGAGCTCCAGTCACTGGAGGTTACTGATATGGAGTTTGGCTTGCTGCGTCTGATCTTGCTCTTCAATCCAACGCTCCTGCAGCAGCGCAAGGAGCGGTCGTTGCGAGGCTACGTCCGCAGAGTCCAACTCTACGCTCTGTCAAGTTTGAGAAGGCAGGGTGGCATCGGGGGCGGCGAGGAGCGCTTTAATGTTCTGGTGGCTCGGCTCCTTCCGCTGAGCAGCCTGGACGCAGAGGCCATGGAGGAGCTGTTCTTCGCGAACTTGGTGGGGCAGATGCAGATGGATGCTCTTATTCCGTTCATACTGATGACCAGCAACACAAGTGGACTGTAG